Proteins encoded by one window of Blautia luti:
- a CDS encoding nitrogenase iron protein NifH translates to MTKQQNNRRGNMLKVAIYGKGGIGKSTVTSNLAAAFANMGKRVIQIGCDPKADSTINLLGGEPLRPVMNFMREEDEEPEKLAQISKEGYGGILCIETGGPTPGLGCAGRGIIATFQLLEDMELFEHYKPDVVLYDVLGDVVCGGFAAPIREGYADKVLIVTSGEKMALYAANNISSAVRNFEDRSYARVFGIVLNHRNVENETEKVQAFSEKIGVPIVGEVPRSDEIIHWEEQGKTVIEGNSDSEISKCFFDLATLLWKEEEKA, encoded by the coding sequence TTGACTAAGCAGCAAAACAACAGGAGGGGCAATATGTTAAAGGTAGCAATATACGGAAAAGGCGGCATCGGCAAGTCCACAGTGACTTCGAATCTGGCGGCCGCTTTTGCAAATATGGGGAAGCGTGTCATTCAGATCGGATGTGATCCGAAAGCGGATTCCACCATCAATTTACTTGGAGGAGAGCCGCTTCGTCCGGTGATGAATTTTATGAGGGAAGAGGACGAGGAGCCGGAAAAGCTGGCGCAGATTTCAAAGGAAGGATACGGCGGAATCCTCTGCATTGAGACAGGTGGCCCGACACCTGGACTTGGCTGCGCAGGGCGAGGAATTATTGCAACTTTTCAGCTTCTCGAGGACATGGAATTATTCGAACACTATAAACCGGATGTGGTTTTATATGATGTATTAGGCGATGTTGTATGCGGTGGTTTTGCAGCACCGATCCGTGAAGGATATGCGGATAAGGTTCTGATCGTTACATCCGGAGAGAAGATGGCACTGTATGCGGCAAACAATATTTCCAGTGCTGTCAGAAACTTTGAAGATCGCAGTTATGCCCGTGTATTTGGTATCGTGTTAAACCACAGAAATGTGGAAAATGAGACTGAGAAAGTACAGGCATTTTCCGAAAAAATCGGAGTGCCGATTGTGGGAGAAGTACCACGAAGTGATGAAATTATCCACTGGGAAGAGCAGGGAAAGACAGTGATCGAAGGAAATTCGGATTCAGAGATCAGCAAGTGTTTCTTTGACCTGGCCACATTACTATGGAAAGAAGAGGAAAAAGCATGA
- a CDS encoding nitrogenase component 1 has translation MKQEAYFCTVKELNELGKNKIPQQLISHTHLIYSSPATLAFNSPGAEGFGVKRAGLAVPDSIMLIVSPGCCGRNTSVLSSMRAYHDRFYYLLMDETDIVTGRHLKKIPKAVAEICEGLEKKPSVVMICITCVDALLGTDMERVCHKAEEYAGIPVRPCYMYALTREGRKPPMVHVRQSIYSLLEPKKKKGNVVNLLGYFSPLVDDCELYDLLHRAGVKTIHEISRCRDYAEYQTMSEANFNLVLHPEARFAAEDFHDRLKIPYIELRRLYQIDKIASQYRAFGAALGVEFDDEFPRKAAEAAVAKFKEVHPDAAFAVGEWMNGDPFELALALVRYGFQVPEIYGTLSGENFIYVKQLAQISPETKVFSNLEPTMMYYDGSQSGVNLTIGKDAGYYHKECPNVLWNEERQPFGYAGVRRLFEALAEV, from the coding sequence ATGAAACAGGAAGCTTATTTTTGTACGGTAAAAGAGCTGAATGAACTTGGAAAAAATAAGATTCCGCAGCAGCTTATTTCCCATACACATCTGATCTACAGTTCCCCGGCAACGCTGGCATTCAATTCCCCGGGAGCAGAAGGATTTGGTGTCAAACGTGCAGGTCTGGCAGTTCCGGATTCAATCATGCTGATCGTGTCTCCGGGATGCTGCGGCCGCAATACATCGGTTCTCAGTTCCATGCGAGCCTATCATGACCGTTTTTATTATCTGCTGATGGATGAGACAGACATTGTAACAGGAAGACATCTGAAAAAAATTCCAAAGGCAGTAGCAGAAATCTGCGAAGGACTTGAGAAAAAGCCGTCTGTTGTGATGATATGTATTACCTGCGTGGATGCACTGCTTGGTACAGATATGGAACGCGTCTGTCATAAGGCCGAGGAATATGCGGGGATTCCGGTAAGGCCATGTTATATGTATGCACTGACCAGAGAAGGAAGAAAGCCGCCGATGGTGCATGTGCGGCAGTCCATTTATTCTTTGCTGGAGCCGAAGAAGAAAAAAGGAAATGTAGTGAATTTACTTGGATATTTTTCACCGCTTGTAGATGATTGTGAACTGTATGATCTGCTTCACAGAGCTGGGGTAAAAACGATTCATGAGATTTCCAGATGCAGGGATTATGCGGAATATCAGACCATGTCAGAGGCAAACTTTAATCTGGTATTGCATCCGGAAGCACGTTTTGCGGCAGAGGATTTTCATGATCGGCTGAAAATTCCGTATATCGAGCTGCGCAGACTGTATCAGATTGATAAAATTGCCAGTCAGTATCGTGCCTTTGGAGCAGCGTTGGGTGTGGAATTTGATGATGAATTTCCGCGGAAAGCAGCAGAAGCTGCGGTGGCAAAATTTAAGGAAGTCCATCCGGATGCTGCATTTGCAGTTGGAGAATGGATGAACGGAGATCCGTTTGAGCTGGCACTTGCACTGGTGCGATATGGATTTCAGGTGCCGGAGATTTACGGAACTTTATCCGGTGAAAATTTCATCTATGTGAAGCAATTAGCGCAGATCAGTCCGGAGACGAAAGTATTTTCCAATCTGGAACCGACCATGATGTATTATGACGGAAGTCAGTCCGGTGTCAATCTGACCATTGGAAAAGATGCCGGATATTACCATAAAGAATGTCCAAACGTGCTCTGGAATGAAGAACGGCAGCCATTCGGTTACGCCGGCGTGCGCAGACTGTTTGAGGCACTGGCGGAGGTGTAA
- a CDS encoding nitrogenase component 1, with the protein MRGLRKYLTPFAPDQSGVVSVLYEFGGIIVICDAGGCTGNICGFDEPRWFESKSALFSAGLRDMDAILGRDDRLVAKLADAVTKLDAKFAAIIGTPVPAVIGTDYHALKRMTEKKVDLPILTVDTDGMELYDKGEEKAWLELVRVFAGEKEDATANRIGILGMTPQDISDLRAADRIRERFAAEGKTAVCYGMGDGLEDVKRVSSVEKNIVVAPAALEAAKYLERTYGTPYETGYPLVDELVCDMDYHGKKVLIVQQQVIGCAIREEILKKAPDAQVTVASWFMMKPELRRDEDLNLRDEEDYIGLVENGAYDVIYADSCMKRMTPKFEGVFVDTIHFAVSGKLVTVEAAKKLKEPKNPRGSKEPGKTDSHDYYNYDRMSLMGEVYE; encoded by the coding sequence ATGAGAGGACTGAGAAAATATCTGACACCTTTTGCGCCGGATCAGTCCGGGGTTGTGTCTGTATTATATGAATTTGGTGGTATTATCGTTATCTGTGATGCCGGCGGCTGTACCGGAAATATCTGTGGATTTGATGAGCCGCGATGGTTTGAGAGCAAAAGTGCACTGTTCAGTGCGGGGCTTCGTGACATGGATGCGATCCTTGGACGTGATGACCGCCTGGTAGCAAAACTTGCAGATGCAGTGACAAAACTGGATGCGAAATTTGCGGCAATCATCGGGACACCGGTTCCGGCAGTAATCGGAACGGATTACCATGCACTGAAACGCATGACTGAGAAAAAAGTAGATCTGCCGATCCTGACTGTGGACACGGATGGCATGGAGTTGTATGACAAGGGCGAAGAGAAAGCATGGCTGGAACTGGTTCGTGTATTTGCAGGCGAAAAGGAAGATGCAACTGCAAATAGAATAGGGATTCTCGGTATGACACCGCAGGATATCAGTGATCTGCGTGCAGCAGACCGCATCCGGGAACGTTTCGCCGCAGAGGGAAAAACTGCAGTCTGTTATGGAATGGGAGACGGACTTGAGGATGTGAAAAGGGTCTCCAGCGTGGAAAAAAATATTGTAGTAGCGCCGGCTGCTTTGGAAGCGGCTAAATATCTGGAACGCACCTATGGAACACCTTATGAGACTGGTTATCCGCTGGTAGATGAGTTGGTCTGTGATATGGATTATCATGGAAAAAAGGTGCTTATTGTACAGCAACAAGTAATTGGATGTGCTATCCGGGAGGAAATATTAAAGAAAGCACCGGATGCACAGGTAACGGTGGCGAGCTGGTTTATGATGAAACCGGAACTTCGCAGGGATGAAGACCTGAATTTGCGAGATGAGGAAGATTATATCGGGCTGGTGGAAAATGGAGCATATGATGTGATTTATGCAGATTCGTGTATGAAACGAATGACGCCGAAATTTGAGGGAGTATTTGTGGATACCATACATTTTGCTGTGTCAGGGAAACTTGTAACAGTGGAAGCAGCAAAAAAATTGAAAGAACCGAAAAATCCAAGAGGATCAAAAGAACCGGGTAAAACGGACAGTCACGATTATTATAATTACGATCGAATGAGTCTAATGGGAGAAGTGTATGAATAA